Proteins encoded by one window of Bacillota bacterium:
- a CDS encoding methyl-accepting chemotaxis protein → MTGKLKSIKGKLLILTGVLLLTSMAFIAFLSISQLTQYGKESIANLENEMQNAHEQRLKDLNDTVFHLVEGYYQRVESGELTEKEAQQRALDRVKQASYDDGAGYFWIHSAEDPQKPVMIMHPIKPEMNGQDLSAINDFDTVEKIFYGGDAYPKNAEVVQSNIKAKNLFVEMNEICLEGSAGYVKYYWSKAKGEQNVGYPKLSYVEIFKPWGWVIGTGAYIDNIDQEVADAASLMQSNITSISTKIVMGVTVCLVIGFLICLWFASRLVKPIKGMVSNAERVAQGDLSQDISINSQDEIGALGYAFNKMLADLKNMITGIRETSDKLASHSQELASSSEEVSAAVEEVASTTNEVAATSSQGAENAEEAARESEQAQHVAEEGNQAVQETVDKMHSIAKSSQNVATSVKSLGEQSNQIGQIINTITNIADQTNLLALNAAIEAARAGEHGRGFAVVADEVRKLAEQSAGAAGEITGLIERMQVGVGEAVTAIDNSVAEVDDGVQVANNAGASLEQIRKAIQSNITVIQDLSQGTRQANEGMQQLSASGEQITSTVQQVSSAAQELANIAVELQNTVIKFKV, encoded by the coding sequence TTGACAGGTAAACTCAAAAGTATCAAGGGGAAATTACTGATTCTGACCGGTGTTTTGCTATTAACATCAATGGCATTTATCGCGTTTTTGTCTATTAGCCAGTTGACGCAGTACGGTAAGGAGAGTATTGCAAACCTAGAAAATGAAATGCAAAATGCGCATGAGCAGCGCCTAAAAGACCTTAATGATACGGTATTTCATTTAGTGGAGGGCTATTACCAGAGGGTAGAGAGTGGAGAGCTTACCGAGAAAGAAGCGCAACAAAGGGCACTGGACAGGGTAAAACAAGCAAGTTACGATGACGGCGCGGGGTATTTTTGGATTCACAGTGCAGAAGATCCTCAAAAGCCGGTAATGATAATGCACCCCATTAAGCCAGAAATGAATGGACAAGACCTTTCAGCAATCAATGATTTTGATACGGTAGAGAAAATTTTTTATGGGGGAGATGCTTATCCCAAAAACGCAGAAGTAGTCCAGTCGAACATTAAAGCAAAAAACCTTTTTGTGGAAATGAACGAAATCTGCCTGGAGGGTAGTGCGGGATATGTAAAATACTATTGGTCCAAGGCCAAAGGGGAGCAGAATGTTGGATATCCCAAACTTTCCTATGTAGAGATATTTAAGCCCTGGGGGTGGGTTATAGGAACCGGGGCGTACATTGATAATATTGACCAAGAAGTGGCAGACGCTGCTAGTTTAATGCAATCAAATATTACTAGTATAAGCACTAAAATTGTTATGGGTGTAACTGTCTGCCTTGTTATCGGTTTTTTAATCTGCCTTTGGTTCGCCTCACGCCTTGTAAAACCGATTAAAGGGATGGTTTCAAATGCAGAGCGTGTTGCCCAGGGCGATCTTTCCCAGGATATTTCAATAAACTCCCAGGATGAAATTGGTGCATTGGGTTATGCATTTAATAAAATGCTGGCTGATTTAAAAAATATGATAACCGGTATTAGGGAAACTTCGGATAAACTGGCGTCACACAGCCAGGAACTGGCTTCATCCAGTGAAGAGGTGAGTGCTGCCGTAGAGGAAGTGGCCAGTACCACTAATGAGGTGGCGGCAACTTCAAGCCAGGGTGCGGAAAACGCCGAAGAAGCGGCCAGGGAATCAGAGCAGGCACAGCACGTGGCTGAAGAGGGCAACCAGGCAGTACAGGAAACTGTCGATAAAATGCACTCTATTGCGAAGTCGTCACAAAATGTAGCCACTTCTGTTAAAAGTCTTGGGGAACAATCAAATCAAATTGGACAAATTATTAATACTATTACTAATATAGCAGATCAAACGAATCTATTGGCTTTAAATGCGGCCATTGAAGCCGCCCGCGCCGGTGAACACGGCCGTGGCTTTGCCGTGGTGGCAGATGAAGTCAGAAAACTAGCCGAGCAATCTGCCGGTGCGGCCGGTGAAATTACCGGTTTGATTGAAAGGATGCAGGTAGGAGTTGGTGAGGCCGTTACGGCCATCGATAATAGTGTAGCCGAGGTTGATGATGGGGTTCAGGTAGCGAATAACGCCGGGGCTTCACTGGAACAGATCAGAAAGGCTATCCAGAGTAATATCACAGTAATTCAGGACTTGTCCCAAGGAACCCGGCAGGCAAACGAAGGTATGCAGCAGCTTTCCGCATCCGGCGAACAGATTACGTCTACCGTGCAGCAGGTATCCAGCGCGGCACAGGAGTTAGCTAATATAGCCGTGGAATTGCAAAACACGGTAATCAAATTTAAAGTATAA
- a CDS encoding methyl-accepting chemotaxis protein yields the protein MKGVKFRINLNSIKTKLALILIIVTAIILTGLSFLNYNRASSILASEIEQAALNGARHNADIVTNWLKGIENEVVTLANTPSIQSMNWGEQLPVLQAVENQHDDYEMFVVGNVRGVAHTTTSGNEEFDISDRQYFQDVMVNRDVVISDPIMSKSSNQLVVAIAAPIYNNEISAPMGVVLATVTLEYLQELVKEMNIGGNGYGGIVNSDLTMVAHPDKQWINNKKIWDLDKDLRAIGEKAAAGEEGFGNYKLDGVSKQLAFAPIELAGWSVFMTADTNEVMAPLGQIRSLAISFTTGSILIMLLVSILIAGYIAKPIISLGKAAEAVANGNLTTKVDTGRNSKDEIGGLANSFEKMVGNLKSMIANVQGTSDKLASHSQELASSSEEVSATVEEVASTTNEVAATSEQGAENAEGAAEESEQVQQVAEEGNKAVSDTVVKMQSISEASQNVATAVRNLGVQSNQIGEIISTITNIADQTNLLALNAAIEAARAGEHGRGFAVVAEEVRKLAEQSAGAANEITGLIEKIQVGVGEAVTAIDHSVTEVDDGVQVANNAGASLEQIIKAVEKNTAVIRDVAAGTNQANEGMQQLSASNEQITSTVQQISGAAQELANIAGELQNEVVKFKLDQAETKTDTQSSVNEQELYGK from the coding sequence ATGAAAGGTGTAAAGTTTAGGATCAATTTAAACAGCATAAAGACAAAATTAGCACTTATTTTAATTATTGTCACTGCTATAATTTTGACTGGATTATCATTTTTAAATTACAACCGGGCATCTTCCATTCTTGCCAGTGAAATTGAACAGGCAGCTTTGAATGGGGCGCGCCACAATGCAGATATCGTCACCAACTGGTTAAAAGGGATAGAGAATGAAGTTGTTACGCTGGCCAATACACCTTCTATTCAGAGTATGAATTGGGGGGAACAGCTTCCAGTACTACAGGCAGTAGAAAATCAACACGATGACTACGAAATGTTTGTGGTGGGAAACGTTCGTGGTGTTGCCCATACTACCACCAGCGGTAATGAGGAATTTGACATATCCGACAGGCAGTACTTTCAAGATGTTATGGTCAACCGCGACGTAGTAATATCAGACCCAATTATGAGTAAATCATCCAACCAGCTAGTGGTTGCTATCGCCGCTCCCATCTATAACAATGAGATTTCTGCCCCTATGGGTGTGGTTTTAGCCACGGTTACACTGGAATACTTACAGGAATTGGTCAAGGAAATGAACATTGGGGGAAATGGGTACGGAGGTATTGTGAACAGCGACTTGACGATGGTTGCACATCCAGACAAACAGTGGATTAATAACAAGAAGATATGGGATCTGGATAAAGACCTGAGGGCCATCGGGGAGAAAGCGGCTGCCGGCGAAGAAGGCTTTGGCAATTATAAACTGGATGGGGTAAGCAAGCAATTAGCCTTTGCTCCCATAGAGTTAGCCGGTTGGTCGGTATTTATGACAGCCGATACAAATGAGGTTATGGCACCACTGGGGCAAATTAGGAGCCTTGCTATATCATTTACAACAGGATCAATTTTGATCATGCTGCTTGTGTCAATTTTGATTGCCGGGTATATAGCCAAGCCCATTATTAGTTTAGGTAAAGCAGCAGAAGCAGTGGCAAACGGTAATTTAACGACAAAGGTTGATACCGGTAGAAACAGTAAAGATGAAATTGGAGGGCTTGCCAATTCCTTTGAAAAAATGGTTGGGAATTTAAAGTCTATGATTGCCAATGTCCAAGGAACCTCCGATAAGCTGGCTTCCCATAGCCAGGAACTTGCTTCTTCCAGTGAAGAAGTGAGCGCCACCGTAGAAGAAGTTGCCAGCACCACGAACGAAGTGGCAGCAACATCAGAACAGGGTGCTGAAAACGCCGAAGGAGCGGCTGAAGAATCTGAACAAGTGCAGCAGGTGGCAGAAGAAGGTAATAAGGCTGTTTCTGATACTGTTGTAAAAATGCAGTCTATATCTGAAGCCTCACAAAACGTTGCCACAGCTGTTAGGAATTTAGGTGTGCAGTCTAACCAGATCGGTGAAATAATCAGTACCATTACAAATATAGCAGACCAAACCAACCTTTTAGCCCTAAATGCCGCTATTGAGGCCGCCCGGGCAGGTGAACACGGGAGAGGATTTGCCGTTGTAGCCGAGGAAGTACGTAAATTAGCTGAACAGTCCGCCGGGGCGGCTAATGAGATTACCGGCTTGATCGAAAAAATACAAGTAGGTGTCGGTGAAGCAGTTACAGCCATTGATCACAGTGTAACTGAAGTGGACGACGGGGTACAAGTAGCCAACAACGCCGGAGCCTCATTAGAACAGATTATTAAAGCCGTGGAAAAAAATACTGCTGTAATCCGAGATGTTGCAGCCGGCACTAACCAGGCAAATGAAGGCATGCAGCAATTATCCGCATCAAACGAACAAATAACATCTACGGTTCAACAGATCTCAGGTGCTGCGCAGGAACTGGCCAACATCGCCGGCGAACTGCAGAATGAGGTTGTTAAATTTAAGTTGGATCAAGCAGAAACAAAAACGGACACACAAAGTTCAGTCAATGAACAAGAACTCTACGGAAAGTAG
- a CDS encoding DUF1269 domain-containing protein, with protein MQKRVESFTPYAIDDKFIKSTRAAVTPKKKQNRDLGY; from the coding sequence ATGCAAAAGCGAGTTGAGTCTTTTACCCCTTACGCAATTGACGATAAATTCATTAAATCCACGCGGGCGGCCGTTACCCCCAAAAAAAAACAAAACAGGGATCTCGGATACTGA
- a CDS encoding HD domain-containing protein, whose translation MFNMEKAANLLNFDSSMKDDLNIKEEVFEVLNGTVDVLNTISSLIDPYTANHQQRVSQLACAIAEKLDLPKHQIEGIKVGSLLHDIGKVAIPNHILSKYGSISEHEFGIIKSHPQNGYKILSKLKLPWPVHKMVLHHHERLDGTGYPVGLLGEDILFEAKIIAVADVVEAMSSHRPYRSSLGMDTAINEISDNSDILYDKNIVTACTRLLLEDKFEFKS comes from the coding sequence ATGTTTAATATGGAAAAAGCTGCAAACCTATTGAATTTTGACTCAAGTATGAAAGATGATTTGAATATCAAAGAAGAGGTGTTTGAGGTCTTAAATGGCACCGTAGATGTTTTAAACACTATTAGTTCTCTAATCGACCCGTATACCGCCAATCACCAGCAGCGAGTGTCACAGCTGGCCTGTGCCATTGCAGAAAAGCTCGACTTGCCCAAACATCAAATTGAGGGAATCAAGGTTGGTTCTCTTTTGCATGACATTGGCAAAGTGGCAATTCCAAACCATATTTTATCTAAATACGGATCTATTAGTGAACACGAATTCGGCATAATTAAAAGTCACCCGCAAAACGGCTATAAAATCTTGAGTAAACTAAAACTTCCCTGGCCGGTACATAAAATGGTACTACATCACCACGAAAGATTAGACGGCACCGGTTACCCGGTGGGATTATTAGGGGAAGATATATTATTCGAAGCGAAAATTATAGCGGTGGCGGATGTGGTGGAAGCCATGAGCTCACACCGGCCTTACCGGAGTTCTCTGGGCATGGACACCGCTATTAATGAAATAAGTGACAACAGTGACATACTATACGACAAAAATATAGTGACAGCCTGCACGAGGCTTTTGCTGGAGGATAAGTTCGAGTTTAAATCATAA